One Curtobacterium herbarum genomic window carries:
- a CDS encoding ABC transporter ATP-binding protein, translating to MLSIEGVTKHFGERQVLDDVGFTVGRGRLTGFVGGNGAGKTTTMRIMLGVLDADRGTVAIDGVPIGPADRRRFGYMPEERGLYPKMPVAEQVTYLARLHGVDRRSATARTTELLERLELGAHATDPVEKLSLGNQQRVQVAAALAHRPEVLVLDEPFSGLDPMAVDTVLGVLRETAAEGVPVLFSSHQLDVVERLCDDVVVIADGRIRAAGPQDELRRNAGPAAWEILVADDVAWLRDEPGVRIRAFDGGYALFEADESVAQAVLQRAVGRGAVASFGPRVPRLSEVFTEVVR from the coding sequence ATGCTCAGCATCGAGGGAGTGACCAAGCACTTCGGCGAGCGCCAGGTGCTCGACGACGTCGGCTTCACGGTCGGTCGCGGTCGGTTGACCGGGTTCGTCGGCGGCAACGGCGCCGGCAAGACCACCACCATGCGCATCATGCTCGGCGTGCTCGACGCCGACCGCGGGACGGTCGCCATCGACGGCGTCCCGATCGGCCCCGCCGACCGTCGTCGGTTCGGGTACATGCCGGAGGAACGCGGGCTGTACCCGAAGATGCCGGTCGCCGAGCAGGTCACCTACCTGGCGCGGCTGCACGGCGTCGACCGCCGGAGTGCGACGGCCCGGACGACGGAGCTGCTCGAGCGGCTCGAGCTCGGCGCGCACGCCACCGACCCGGTGGAGAAGCTCTCGCTCGGCAACCAGCAGCGTGTCCAGGTCGCCGCGGCCCTGGCCCACCGGCCCGAGGTCCTGGTGCTCGACGAACCGTTCTCCGGACTGGACCCGATGGCCGTCGACACGGTCCTCGGTGTCCTCCGTGAGACCGCCGCCGAAGGGGTACCGGTGCTGTTCTCCAGCCACCAGCTCGACGTCGTCGAGCGGCTCTGCGACGACGTCGTCGTGATCGCCGACGGGCGGATCCGGGCGGCCGGGCCGCAGGACGAACTGCGGCGGAACGCCGGTCCCGCGGCGTGGGAGATCCTGGTGGCGGACGACGTCGCCTGGCTCCGCGACGAACCGGGTGTCCGCATCCGGGCCTTCGACGGCGGCTACGCCCTGTTCGAGGCCGACGAGTCCGTCGCCCAGGCGGTGCTGCAGCGTGCGGTCGGCCGCGGCGCGGTGGCGTCGTTCGGCCCGCGGGTCCCCCGGCTCAGCGAGGTCTTCACGGAGGTCGTCCGATGA
- a CDS encoding NADH:flavin oxidoreductase/NADH oxidase — translation MTHALFDPITLRGLEIRNRVWIPPMCQYMVEAQDGVPTPWHLVHLGGLARGGAGAVVVEATGVVPEGRISPQDLGLWNDEQRDAFRPITDFIHSQGAVAGIQLAHAGRKASTSREWGPTAGGGNVAPEQGGWQPVGPSPVAFPGLHVPTELTVEGIADVVRAFAVAARRAVDAGFDLLELHGAHGYLLHEFLSPLSNERTDQYGGSLENRARALLETVDAVRAEVGEDVPLVVRLSATDWVEGGWDLPETEQLSAWLGEHDVDLVSVSTGGNVQNAPIPVGPGYQLPFATAIRQATGVPVAAVGMIDDPFQAEQIVALGQADVVLVGRGALRDPNFPIRAAQALRVDLPYKPAPYERAYR, via the coding sequence GTGACCCACGCACTCTTCGACCCCATCACCCTCCGCGGACTCGAGATCCGGAACCGCGTCTGGATCCCGCCGATGTGCCAGTACATGGTCGAGGCACAGGACGGCGTCCCCACGCCCTGGCACCTCGTGCACCTGGGCGGCCTGGCCCGCGGCGGTGCCGGCGCGGTGGTCGTCGAGGCCACCGGCGTCGTCCCCGAGGGCCGCATCAGCCCCCAGGACCTCGGCCTCTGGAACGACGAGCAGCGCGACGCGTTCCGCCCGATCACCGACTTCATCCACAGTCAGGGCGCCGTCGCCGGCATCCAGCTCGCGCACGCCGGCCGCAAGGCCTCCACCAGCCGCGAGTGGGGTCCGACGGCGGGTGGCGGGAACGTCGCGCCGGAGCAGGGCGGGTGGCAGCCGGTCGGCCCGTCGCCGGTCGCATTCCCCGGCCTGCACGTCCCCACCGAGCTGACCGTCGAGGGCATCGCCGACGTGGTCCGGGCCTTCGCGGTCGCCGCCCGCCGCGCCGTCGACGCCGGCTTCGACCTGCTGGAACTGCACGGGGCCCACGGGTACCTGCTGCACGAGTTCCTGTCGCCGCTGTCGAACGAACGGACCGACCAGTACGGCGGCTCGCTCGAGAACCGCGCCCGCGCACTGCTCGAGACGGTCGACGCCGTCCGGGCCGAGGTCGGCGAGGACGTCCCGCTGGTGGTCCGCCTGTCCGCGACCGACTGGGTCGAGGGCGGCTGGGACCTCCCCGAGACCGAGCAGCTGTCCGCCTGGCTCGGCGAGCACGACGTGGACCTCGTCTCGGTGTCGACCGGCGGCAACGTCCAGAACGCCCCGATCCCGGTCGGCCCCGGCTACCAGCTGCCGTTCGCGACGGCGATCCGGCAGGCCACGGGCGTGCCGGTCGCGGCCGTCGGGATGATCGACGACCCGTTCCAGGCCGAGCAGATCGTCGCCCTCGGGCAGGCCGACGTGGTCCTCGTCGGGCGGGGCGCGCTCCGCGACCCGAACTTCCCGATCCGGGCCGCGCAGGCGCTCCGGGTGGACCTGCCGTACAAGCCGGCACCGTACGAGCGCGCCTACCGCTGA
- a CDS encoding response regulator: MAADGVIRVVLADDQDLVRAGFRVILESEPGVQVVAEARDGAAAVAAVAAHRPDVVCLDVQMPGVDGLEAARRITATDDPPAVLVLTTFDTDEYLFDALAAGASGFLLKNASPEKLIEAVRTVAAGDALLSPDVTRRVISRATTASVPVVATAAERPEPDPGPGRGHGPVAVPGLTERETEVLRLLGRGLSNAEIARLLFVGDATVKTHVSNVLQKLGVRDRIQAVVWAYENGVVRSGD, translated from the coding sequence ATGGCTGCCGACGGTGTGATCCGGGTGGTCCTGGCCGACGACCAGGACCTGGTCCGGGCGGGCTTCCGGGTGATCCTCGAGTCCGAACCCGGCGTGCAGGTCGTGGCCGAGGCCCGCGACGGTGCCGCAGCGGTGGCCGCCGTCGCCGCCCACCGCCCCGACGTCGTCTGCTTGGACGTCCAGATGCCCGGGGTCGACGGGCTCGAGGCCGCCCGCCGCATCACCGCCACGGACGACCCGCCGGCGGTGCTCGTGCTGACGACGTTCGACACCGACGAGTACCTGTTCGACGCGCTCGCTGCCGGCGCGAGCGGCTTCCTGCTGAAGAACGCCTCGCCCGAGAAGCTCATCGAGGCCGTGCGGACCGTGGCCGCCGGGGACGCGCTGCTCTCCCCCGACGTGACGCGGCGGGTGATCAGCCGCGCGACGACGGCGAGCGTGCCGGTCGTGGCAACGGCGGCCGAGCGGCCCGAGCCCGACCCCGGACCCGGCCGCGGCCACGGCCCTGTGGCGGTGCCCGGCCTGACCGAGCGTGAGACCGAGGTGCTGCGGCTGCTCGGACGGGGCCTCAGCAACGCCGAGATCGCCCGGCTGCTCTTCGTCGGGGACGCCACCGTGAAGACCCACGTGTCGAACGTCCTGCAGAAGCTCGGCGTGCGCGACCGGATCCAGGCCGTGGTGTGGGCGTACGAGAACGGCGTGGTCCGCTCCGGCGACTGA
- a CDS encoding sensor histidine kinase produces MTGTGVTAGHDPARGEGWTRLPVGRREHRQDAVLALVLAAALTVSTVLYGAMGLYDDPAPWWVSALMVVANAGPLAFRRRFPMSVAVVSALAFAATQLLHVPEGLFLNFTLFIALYTVGAWCSDRVRAEAVRWVLILGMFAWVFLAIVFRWSVPSALPDDGDSAIPPYVANSLLAIVINLVYFGAAWYSGNRAWTAAVAKHELDERTVELAAERERSAAQAVALERVRIARELHDVVAHHVSLMGVQAGAARRVLERDPEQAAASLGVVEDSARTAVEELRRMLGTLRQTDADGHTLPADAPSTEGLARLPELAAAATTAGHATGFSVVGDARPVPPTVASVTYRIAQEAVTNVLKHAGHDARADLRLRYLPDALELEVTDTGAGARASRSTAGSGLGHVGMRERVAAVGGRIEIGPRARGGYLVRAWLPTV; encoded by the coding sequence ATGACGGGCACGGGGGTGACCGCCGGGCACGACCCGGCTCGGGGTGAGGGGTGGACGCGGCTGCCGGTGGGGCGGCGGGAGCACCGACAGGACGCGGTCCTGGCGCTCGTGCTCGCCGCTGCGCTCACGGTGTCGACGGTCCTCTACGGTGCGATGGGGCTGTACGACGACCCCGCGCCCTGGTGGGTGTCGGCGCTCATGGTGGTCGCGAACGCCGGACCCCTCGCGTTCCGACGACGCTTCCCGATGTCGGTCGCCGTCGTCTCGGCACTGGCCTTCGCCGCAACCCAGCTCCTGCACGTGCCGGAGGGGCTGTTCCTCAACTTCACGCTGTTCATCGCCCTGTACACGGTCGGCGCCTGGTGCTCCGACCGGGTCCGCGCCGAAGCGGTGCGCTGGGTCCTGATCCTCGGCATGTTCGCGTGGGTGTTCCTGGCGATCGTGTTCCGGTGGTCGGTGCCGAGCGCGCTGCCGGACGACGGTGACTCGGCGATCCCGCCGTACGTGGCGAACTCGCTGCTGGCGATCGTCATCAACCTCGTGTACTTCGGCGCCGCCTGGTACTCGGGCAACCGTGCCTGGACGGCTGCGGTCGCCAAGCACGAGCTCGACGAGCGCACGGTCGAACTCGCGGCCGAACGGGAACGCTCCGCCGCGCAGGCGGTCGCGCTCGAACGGGTCCGGATCGCCCGGGAACTCCACGACGTCGTCGCCCACCACGTCTCGCTGATGGGCGTCCAGGCGGGCGCCGCCCGACGGGTGCTCGAGCGCGACCCGGAGCAGGCTGCCGCGTCCCTCGGGGTCGTCGAGGACAGCGCCCGGACCGCGGTGGAGGAACTGCGGCGGATGCTCGGCACCCTCCGCCAGACCGACGCCGACGGGCACACGCTGCCCGCGGACGCACCGAGCACCGAGGGGCTCGCGCGACTGCCGGAACTGGCCGCCGCCGCCACGACCGCCGGTCACGCCACCGGCTTCAGCGTCGTCGGCGATGCACGTCCGGTGCCGCCGACCGTCGCCTCGGTCACCTACCGGATCGCGCAAGAGGCCGTGACGAACGTCCTCAAGCACGCCGGTCACGACGCCCGCGCCGACCTGCGGTTGCGGTACCTGCCGGACGCCCTGGAGCTCGAGGTGACGGACACGGGTGCCGGGGCACGGGCCTCCCGGTCGACCGCGGGCAGCGGGCTCGGCCACGTCGGCATGCGCGAGCGGGTCGCCGCGGTCGGCGGACGGATCGAGATCGGGCCCCGAGCCCGCGGCGGCTACCTGGTGCGGGCATGGCTGCCGACGGTGTGA